The Aspergillus flavus chromosome 2, complete sequence region GGTGTAGACCAAGTATCCAAAAGAGGTTAGTCACTATACTTGGGTTTGGGACGCAGAATACACGGTACCTAGTAGTACGTACTAGTGGTACCAACTATGGGACGACTTCAATCAAGTACTTCGTAAAGATTCTCGAATTAGTTACTAACGGAggacggagtactccgtatgtgtCGGAGAATCTACCGTAGATGTCGTACTATCTAATCAATCCCGACTATGTACCAGTGCCACTGATTCTGGTTAGGTAGGTTTTCGAGATGATCCAGTCTAGTAATGTATTTACTTTTAAGGATGTATCCAAATCCAATACAATGTacaatactccgtattgcTGTAAAAATGCCCGTGGACTAATTCCGCACTCGGGGCTAGTTGGCTCTTTTACCATATCGAGAATAGATTATAGTCACGCGTCAGTCTACGCGATTCTTGACGCGTTGCGTCCAGATTGTTGGTTAAACCATCAGTAGTCCAGCATACTTCAGCTCTATATCCTGCGCGCATGCAACGGTGTTTCGTATTATATGACTCTCTTATCCGATTGACATCACCATTGTTGTCATCGCGCTCTCCAATTCTTACCGTACAACTTCACAGCCACAATTGGTCTCTGTTTTCTACGGCCTAAGGACGAGTCGATTGCCCCCCTAACCCCcaaacacacacacacacacacacacacacacacacaacaTGTCAAGTCCAGCAGGCCAAAAGCGCAGTGCTAGTCATTTAACTACCTCACCCGTCGATGcgaagaagcccaagaatgGTAGTATCACATCCTTCTTCGGTCCTCCCAAGGTGAAGACAGTTGAACCTAAATCAACGTCTTGCTCGTCCAGCTTCAATAAGCAAGGATGGGTAGCGTCGTTGACCCCGGAACAGAGGAAGCTCCTACAGCTTGAGATCGACACATTGGATGAGAGTTGGCTGGCTCAGCTGAAAGAGGAATTGGTGACACCTGAGTTTCTAGCGTTGAAAGGTTTCctccaaaaagaaaagcaatcGGGAGTCAAAATGTTTCCGCCGGAGAACGAAATATATTCCTGGTACAGTGCCGGTATGGTCATTTCTGATGGTACAAGTATACTTACGCTGCCCTAGGTCTCGCCATACGCCCCTTCACAAGGTGAAAGTGGTGATTGTCGGACAAGATCCCTATCACAATCATAACCAGGCTCATGGCTTAGCATTTTCTGTTCGACCTCCgactccagctcctccctcCCTAGTCAATATCTACACAGGTATCAAAAATGACTACCCGTCCTTTCAACGACCACCTAACAAAGGAGGGCTTCTGACACCATGGGCTGAGCGTGGAGTATTGCTTCTTAATACCTGTCTAACAGTCCGTGCACACCAAGCTGCTAGTCACTCAAACAAAGGATGGGAACGGTTTACACAGAAAGCAATTGACATTGTAGCTAGAGTGCGATCTCACGGAGTTGTCTTTCTTGCATGGGGTACACCCGCTGGGAAGCGTGTGGCAGGTATTAACCGACAGAAGCATTACGTACTTCAATCGGTTCATCCTAG contains the following coding sequences:
- a CDS encoding putative uracil DNA N-glycosylase Ung1 (uracil-DNA glycosylase); this translates as MSSPAGQKRSASHLTTSPVDAKKPKNGSITSFFGPPKVKTVEPKSTSCSSSFNKQGWVASLTPEQRKLLQLEIDTLDESWLAQLKEELVTPEFLALKGFLQKEKQSGVKMFPPENEIYSWSRHTPLHKVKVVIVGQDPYHNHNQAHGLAFSVRPPTPAPPSLVNIYTGIKNDYPSFQRPPNKGGLLTPWAERGVLLLNTCLTVRAHQAASHSNKGWERFTQKAIDIVARVRSHGVVFLAWGTPAGKRVAGINRQKHYVLQSVHPSPLSASRGFFTNGHFKKCNEWLAERYGPDEAIDWSLTSKTKTTTPLATIQSPSASVDKLADSVAKRSESRAPELADMITQPLELQNTDEFDDDTDALEALAAAETAS